CTCGGGGCCGGGTTCATCTGCATCGCCGGCACGTCGTAGCAGGGCCCGTGGTACTCGACCCACCCCGACTGCCAGAGCGCGCGCAGGGCCGGGATCATGTCGTCGAGGCGCCGGCCGCGGGTGTGGAAGTCCTGCCCGGTGGCGTCGAACTCCTCCTTGCACCACCCCACCCCGACGCCGAACCGCACCCGGTCCCCGGAGATGACGGCGGCGGTCCCGACGAGCTTCGCCACCGTCACCAGGTCGCGGGCGGGCGCGATGTACACCCCGCTCGTGAAGGTCAGCGTCTGTGTCACCGCCGCCATCGCCGAGATCAGGCACCAGGTGTCGGGCCAGTCGGCCTCGGGGGACCAGATCGGGGACCCGTCCTCGTACGGCGAGTACGTGTACGGGCTGCGGAGCTCCCGCGGGTAGAAGAGGTGGTCCGACACGTAGACGCCGGCGTAGCCCATCCGGTCGGTGGCCTGACACAGCTCGAGCAGCTGGTCGGTCTCGAGGAACGCGACGGCCTGGTGGAATCGCATCCCGGCCCTCAGGCCGCGTCGTGGACGTGGTCGGGGCGAGGCCGCGGCAGGTCGAGGATGGCCGCGGCGTCGTCGCAGGTCGCGACGGGCCGGCCCGCGTCGGCGCACAGCGCCACCGCGTCGGCCACGAGCTCGCGGTTCGTCGGCGTGCGGGCGCCCGCGAAGTCCTCGAGCCCGACGTGCAGGTGCGCGCCGCGCTCGAGCGCCGCGCGCGCGACCGGGGACGCGAGCAGGTCGCCGCCGATCACCGCCACCGACCACGGCAGGACGCAGCCGTCGAGGAGCTCGCAGTACGCGTCGAGCGCCCGCAACGTCGGGGGCAGCCCGAACGGCGCGCCGCCGCGCTCCGAGCCGGTGG
Above is a genomic segment from Acidimicrobiia bacterium containing:
- a CDS encoding TIGR03619 family F420-dependent LLM class oxidoreductase; translation: MRFHQAVAFLETDQLLELCQATDRMGYAGVYVSDHLFYPRELRSPYTYSPYEDGSPIWSPEADWPDTWCLISAMAAVTQTLTFTSGVYIAPARDLVTVAKLVGTAAVISGDRVRFGVGVGWCKEEFDATGQDFHTRGRRLDDMIPALRALWQSGWVEYHGPCYDVPAMQMNPAPSRPIPIYVGGHSPPAIRRAATLGDGWVAAGAYPPDDAWRYLGEVQAALQAAGRTGEPFTIYLALGTPPDVDLYRRFEDAGVTDMVCAPWMLAARSGDRDYRSPLDAKLAASEDFATRIIAKM